One window of Fusobacterium polymorphum genomic DNA carries:
- a CDS encoding DUF1904 domain-containing protein encodes MPHLKIRGIEKNLIVENSKEIIDELTKIIACDRNWFTIEHQNTEYIFDGKIVDGYTFVELYWFARDEKIKKEVADFLTKFIKKINNNKDCCIIFFTLTGDSYCDNGEFF; translated from the coding sequence ATGCCACATTTAAAAATCAGAGGAATAGAAAAAAATTTAATAGTTGAAAACAGCAAAGAAATTATTGATGAATTAACAAAAATTATTGCTTGTGATAGAAATTGGTTTACCATAGAACATCAAAACACAGAGTATATTTTTGATGGAAAAATAGTTGATGGTTATACTTTTGTTGAGTTATATTGGTTTGCAAGAGATGAAAAAATAAAAAAAGAAGTTGCTGATTTTTTAACAAAATTTATTAAGAAAATTAATAACAATAAAGATTGTTGCATTATATTTTTTACTTTAACAGGAGATAGTTATTGCGATAATGGAGAATTTTTCTAA
- a CDS encoding class I SAM-dependent methyltransferase, which translates to MDKNLIEIWLEEEKNAHIQGWDFSHINKRYEEENDLPWNYKNIIKQYLKAEYKLLDIDTGGGEFLLTLEHPFKNTSVTENYPPNIEFCKKNLVPLGINLYETDGTSLLPFKNNEFDIIINKHGNFNISELFRVLKTGGIFITQQVGAENDKELIELLLPKTKLSFPDLYLKNISKKFRETGFKILQEQEAFCPIKFYDIGALVWYAHIIEWEFPNFSVNNCLENLFKAQGILEKQGVVEGKIHRFLIVAQK; encoded by the coding sequence ATGGATAAAAATTTAATAGAAATTTGGCTTGAAGAAGAAAAAAATGCTCATATTCAAGGCTGGGATTTTTCTCATATAAATAAAAGATATGAAGAAGAAAATGATTTACCTTGGAATTATAAAAATATTATTAAACAATATTTGAAAGCAGAATACAAATTATTAGATATTGATACTGGTGGTGGAGAATTTCTTTTAACACTTGAACATCCTTTTAAAAATACAAGTGTAACTGAAAATTACCCTCCTAATATTGAATTTTGTAAAAAAAATTTAGTCCCACTTGGAATAAATCTTTATGAAACTGATGGAACTAGTTTACTTCCTTTTAAGAATAATGAATTTGACATAATAATTAATAAGCATGGTAATTTTAATATAAGTGAATTATTTCGTGTTTTAAAAACTGGTGGAATTTTTATAACTCAACAAGTTGGAGCTGAAAATGATAAAGAACTTATTGAATTGCTTTTACCTAAGACTAAGCTTTCATTTCCAGACTTGTATTTAAAAAATATATCTAAAAAATTTAGAGAAACTGGATTTAAAATTTTACAAGAACAGGAAGCTTTTTGCCCAATAAAATTTTATGATATTGGAGCTCTTGTTTGGTATGCTCATATTATTGAATGGGAATTTCCGAATTTTTCTGTTAATAATTGTTTAGAAAATTTATTTAAAGCACAAGGAATATTAGAAAAACAAGGTGTAGTTGAAGGAA
- the asd gene encoding aspartate-semialdehyde dehydrogenase — MKKGMYKMERTKIAVVGATGMVGQRLLVLLENHPYFEVVKLAASKNSAGKKYGDLMENKWKLDIKMPEYTKDMIVEDAMDVKNVSNGVKLIFCAVNLDKKELVALEEAYAKEEVVVVSNNSANRMKTDVPMIIPEINANHLDIVETQRKRLGTKKGFIVVKPNCSIQSYVPVFAALKEFGIKEASICTYQAISGSGRTFEEWPEMVGNIIPYIGGEEEKSEIEPLKIFGHIENGEIKLNDTMKFSAQCIRVPVLDGHLACVSFNLKNNPGKEVLIEKIKSFKSDITDLPLAPKEFIHYYEENDRPQPLLDRDNEKGMQITVGRLREDNLFDYKFVGLSHNTLRGAAGGAVLTAELIKKLGYLD, encoded by the coding sequence ATGAAGAAAGGAATGTATAAAATGGAAAGAACTAAAATAGCAGTAGTTGGTGCAACAGGTATGGTAGGACAAAGACTTCTTGTCCTTTTAGAAAATCACCCTTATTTTGAGGTTGTGAAATTAGCAGCTTCTAAAAATTCAGCTGGTAAAAAATATGGGGATTTAATGGAAAATAAATGGAAATTGGATATCAAAATGCCAGAATATACAAAAGATATGATAGTTGAAGATGCTATGGATGTTAAAAATGTATCAAATGGTGTTAAGTTAATTTTTTGTGCAGTCAATTTAGATAAAAAAGAATTAGTTGCTCTTGAAGAAGCTTATGCAAAAGAAGAAGTTGTAGTAGTATCTAATAATTCAGCTAATCGTATGAAAACAGATGTTCCTATGATAATTCCAGAAATCAATGCTAATCATTTAGATATAGTTGAAACACAAAGAAAAAGATTAGGAACTAAAAAAGGTTTTATAGTAGTTAAACCTAATTGCTCTATTCAAAGTTATGTACCTGTATTTGCTGCATTAAAAGAATTTGGTATAAAAGAAGCTAGTATCTGTACTTATCAAGCAATCTCAGGAAGTGGAAGAACATTTGAAGAATGGCCTGAAATGGTTGGAAATATTATTCCTTATATAGGTGGAGAAGAAGAAAAAAGTGAGATTGAACCTTTAAAAATATTTGGACATATTGAAAATGGAGAAATAAAATTAAATGATACTATGAAATTTTCTGCTCAATGTATAAGAGTTCCTGTTTTAGATGGACATTTAGCTTGTGTTTCTTTTAATTTAAAAAATAATCCTGGTAAGGAAGTTCTTATTGAAAAAATTAAAAGTTTTAAATCTGATATAACTGATTTACCTTTAGCACCTAAGGAATTTATACATTACTATGAAGAAAATGATAGACCTCAACCTTTACTAGATAGAGATAATGAAAAGGGTATGCAAATAACTGTTGGAAGATTGAGAGAGGACAATTTATTTGATTATAAGTTTGTAGGACTATCTCATAATACTTTAAGAGGTGCAGCTGGTGGTGCTGTTCTAACTGCTGAGCTTATTAAAAAACTTGGATACTTAGACTAA